In Buchnera aphidicola (Eriosoma grossulariae), a genomic segment contains:
- a CDS encoding OmpA family protein, translating to MKYSVFCIIFLLFFSFTVEAHENNESALYLGSKLNLYDFNFSVHPELLKKKHNINKFINKIPISFILGYEQNPYLSFEFCYDSIGYKNYNQNINQIKLNTINLSSGIKFSYPISSRFSIYNRIGSEINSNININKNLFGKILHNKIKIMPIFSIGIKKEIINNISYQLDYSWKKDLLNLKYNDLIKFKDGLLHNELFKNGLLHNRLFKNGLLSMSLIFKFKNINDYNNEFKNSFIMHPLKNIKETILFPFGSAQLNSSSKMALEKLNSKIKKMNFSSVKYNITGYIDQYGNKDINKNLSRDRIKSVIKYLTKRGVLKKYINEKELEEKSLVNQFCKNIQQKPLLMSCLAPDRRVEINVHGK from the coding sequence ATGAAATATTCAGTCTTTTGTATTATATTTTTGTTATTTTTTTCTTTTACTGTAGAAGCACATGAAAATAACGAATCAGCATTATATTTAGGATCTAAATTAAATTTATATGATTTTAATTTTTCTGTTCATCCTGAATTATTAAAAAAAAAACATAATATAAATAAATTTATAAATAAAATTCCAATATCTTTTATTTTAGGTTATGAACAAAATCCATATTTAAGCTTTGAGTTTTGTTATGATAGCATTGGTTATAAAAATTATAATCAAAATATCAATCAAATTAAATTAAATACTATCAATTTAAGTTCAGGAATTAAATTTTCTTATCCAATTAGTAGTAGGTTTTCAATTTATAATCGTATAGGTAGTGAAATTAATTCTAATATCAATATCAATAAAAATTTATTTGGGAAAATTCTTCATAATAAAATAAAAATTATGCCAATTTTTTCTATTGGTATTAAAAAAGAAATCATAAATAATATTTCATATCAATTGGATTATTCATGGAAAAAAGATTTATTAAATCTCAAATATAACGATTTAATAAAATTTAAAGATGGATTATTGCATAATGAATTATTCAAAAATGGATTATTGCATAATAGATTATTTAAAAATGGATTATTAAGTATGAGTTTAATTTTTAAATTTAAAAATATAAATGATTATAATAATGAATTCAAAAATTCTTTTATTATGCATCCATTAAAAAATATAAAAGAAACAATTTTATTTCCTTTTGGAAGCGCTCAATTAAATTCATCATCTAAAATGGCATTAGAAAAATTGAATTCAAAAATTAAAAAAATGAATTTTTCCAGTGTAAAATACAATATTACAGGATATATTGATCAATATGGAAATAAAGATATCAACAAAAATTTATCTCGTGATCGTATCAAATCTGTTATAAAATATTTAACCAAAAGAGGTGTTTTAAAAAAATATATTAATGAAAAAGAATTGGAAGAAAAATCATTAGTAAATCAATTTTGTAAAAATATTCAGCAAAAACCCTTATTAATGAGTTGTTTAGCTCCAGATCGTAGAGTTGAAATTAACGTTCATGGTAAATAA
- the flgA gene encoding flagellar basal body P-ring formation chaperone FlgA — MRFIIYFIVFLVSCNISQVIGHETCVKHFDTSKLIHQKLLSLLKKRDPVHSDNFKIIIKNIQDIKITCDHPKIILSPHSPMWGRINAIITCNKHRQSIQFDLQMYGKYFIAKQYLIFGKNISLDDLTIVTGRLDTLSSNICLNINEIINNVTSRNIQKNEPIVFSMFHKPWLVKIYQRVAILIKGCGFTIMSEGKALSNAFYNDKINIALDNGKIIAGVVNANGKIIISN; from the coding sequence ATGCGTTTTATAATATACTTTATTGTATTTCTTGTATCTTGCAATATATCACAAGTAATAGGACATGAAACTTGTGTTAAACATTTTGATACTTCTAAATTGATTCATCAAAAATTACTTTCTTTATTAAAAAAAAGAGATCCTGTCCATTCTGATAATTTTAAAATAATTATAAAAAACATACAAGATATAAAAATAACGTGTGATCATCCAAAGATTATTTTATCTCCTCATTCACCGATGTGGGGTAGAATTAATGCTATTATTACTTGTAACAAACATCGTCAATCAATTCAATTTGATCTTCAAATGTATGGAAAATATTTTATAGCAAAACAATATCTTATATTTGGTAAAAATATTTCTTTAGATGATCTAACAATTGTGACAGGAAGATTAGATACCTTATCTTCAAATATATGTTTAAATATAAATGAAATAATAAATAATGTAACTTCCCGTAATATTCAAAAAAATGAACCAATTGTATTTTCTATGTTTCATAAACCTTGGTTAGTAAAGATTTATCAACGTGTAGCTATATTAATTAAAGGTTGTGGTTTTACAATAATGTCAGAAGGAAAAGCTTTAAGCAATGCTTTTTATAATGATAAAATAAATATTGCTTTAGATAATGGGAAAATCATTGCAGGAGTAGTGAATGCTAATGGGAAAATTATAATATCAAATTGA